A stretch of Oryza brachyantha chromosome 4, ObraRS2, whole genome shotgun sequence DNA encodes these proteins:
- the LOC102709363 gene encoding VQ motif-containing protein 31 codes for MASHAPRVVSSSPAAAVTGGCVDTNTTFVQADPTTFRALVQKLTGAPGSGKTAGERRHQGAGVAQAPPQPTRRPKLQERRRAAPARLELARPQPLYYSHHHHRLMHSPVSPMDYAIVMASSSSCSSLSSSTSSSLSPSPPASSSSCGVVITKEEEEREEKAIASKGFYLHSSPRTGAGDGERPKLLPLFPVYSPRSSSLARS; via the coding sequence atggcgtctCACGCGCCGAGGGTGGTGAGCTCGTCGCCTGCGGCCGCTGTCACGGGCGGCTGCGTGGACACGAACACGACGTTCGTGCAGGCCGACCCGACGACGTTCCGGGCACTCGTGCAGAAGCTGACGGGCGCGCCGGGGAGCGGCAAGACGGCGGGGGAGAGGAGGCACCAGGGTGCCGGAGTGGCgcaggcgccgccgcagccgacgAGGAGGCCAAAGCTGCAGGagaggcggcgcgcggcgccggcgaggctggAGCTCGCGCGGCCGCAGCCGCTGTACtacagccaccaccaccaccggctcATGCACTCGCCGGTTTCGCCCATGGATTACGCCATCGTCAtggcctcctcgtcgtcctgcTCCTCGCTGTCGTCATCGACGTCCTCGTctctctcgccgtcgccgccggcctcgtcgtcgtcgtgcgggGTGGTGATcaccaaggaggaggaggagcgggaggagaAGGCCATCGCCTCCAAGGGGTTCTACCTGCACTCGTCGCCGAggaccggcgccggcgacggcgagaggcCGAAGCTGCTGCCGCTGTTCCCCGTCTACTCCCCCAGGAGCTCCTCCTTAGCCagatcttaa
- the LOC102709643 gene encoding methyltransferase-like protein 23 yields the protein MRAAMGITTEMMDVLHVAVAGRTLAVVERDGTHDPATGRALTGSWLWDSSLVLAAHLASSCAAGLRLRGATVLELGAGTGLPGIAAVACLSAARCVLTDVPPLLPGLRVNAEVNGLAAEQADVRELRWGEQLEPEVQVDVVLMSDVFYDPDDMAAMAATLHGLWRGGDSDDGGTVGWAASEVRDGVQDCMDVLSEEGFEVDEVERVTRPLLRDPEQVAVFAVYRLQRRQLQLGVDFTL from the coding sequence ATGCGCGCGGCCATGGGGATAACCACCGAGATGATGGATGTGCTGCACGTAGCCGTGGCCGGGCGAACGCTCGCCGTGGTTGAGCGCGACGGCACGCACGACCCGGCCACGGGGCGCGCGCTCACCGGCTCCTGGCTCTGGGACTCCtccctcgtcctcgccgcccacCTCGCGTCGTcctgcgccgccggcctccgcctccgtgGCGCCACCGTCCTCGAGCTCGGCGCCGGCACGGGCCTCCCGggcatcgccgccgtcgcctgccTCAGCGCCGCGCGCTGCGTGCTCACGGACGTGCCGCCGCTCTTGCCAGGCCTCAGGGTCAACGCCGAAGTCAACGGGCTCGCCGCGGAGCAGGCCGACGTGCGTGAGCTCCGGTGGGGGGAGCAGCTGGAGCCCGAGGTCCAGGTGGACGTGGTGCTCATGTCCGACGTGTTCTACGACCCGGACGAcatggcggcgatggcggccacGCTGCATGGGCTGTGGAgaggcggcgacagcgacgacggcggcacggTGGGGTGGGCGGCGAGCGAGGTGCGGGACGGCGTGCAGGACTGCATGGACGTGCTCAGTGAAGAAGGCTTCGAGGTGGACGAGGTCGAGAGGGTCACAAGGCCGCTGCTGCGAGACCCCGAGCAGGTCGCCGTCTTCGCCGTCTATCGTCTCCAACGCCGACAACTACAGCTAGGGGTTGACTTCACTCTGTAG
- the LOC102708709 gene encoding uncharacterized vacuolar membrane protein YML018C: MGSGLKYRAGLALIVAVVLIWVTSAEVTQGIFTKYKQPFAITYLGASLMIIYIPLSFLKDFICNLLRRCSSSNKASKVTNKSSFGGSAPLKSGDFQKMLEMESQKTIVINYTEVDIPVIEETKPLICGINQCDNVLKEQELSTWDIAMCGLYLCPIWFVTEYLSNAALARTSVASTTVLSSTSGLFTLFIGVLLGQDSINAAKVIAVFISMAGVVMTTMGQTWASDESEVSNSGGTQRTLLGDMFGLLSAMSYGLFTVLLKKFAGEEGEKVDIQKLFGYLGFFSLVLLWWLVWPLTALGIEPKFTMPHSAKVDEVVLANGLIGSVLSDYFWALSVVWTTPLVATLGMSLTIPLAMVADMIIHGRHYSAVYIFGSIQVFSGFVIANLADRFSRFLGL; encoded by the exons ATGGGTTCCGGCCTCAAGTACCGTGCTGGGCTCGCCCTCATCGTGGCCGTCGTGCTCATATGGGTCACCTCCGCGGAGGTCACGCAG GGAATATTCACTAAATACAAGCAACCTTTTGCAATTACTTACCTGGGGGCCTCCCTTATGATCATCTATATACCTCTGTCATTTCTAAAGGATTTTATATGCAATTTATTGAGAAGGTGTTCTTCAAGCAATAAAGCCTCAAAAGTCACAAACAAATCTTCTTTTGGTGGTAGTGCTCCTCTGAAGAGTGGTGATTTCCAGAAGATGTTGGAAATGGAATCGCAAAAAACTATAGTCATTAACTATACTGAGGTGGATATTCCTGTaatagaagaaacaaaaccACTTATCTGTGGAATCAACCAATGTGATAATGTTTTGAAGGAGCAAGAACTTTCCACTTGGGATATTGCAATGTGCGGATTGTATCTTTGTCCCATATGGTTTGTGACGGAG TACTTATCAAATGCGGCACTTGCAAGAACTAGTGTTGCTAGTACTACTGTACTATCTTCAACATCAGGACTCTTCACTCTTTTCATTGGTGTGCTACTTGGTCAAGATTCCATAAATGCTGCAAAAGTTATTGCTGTTTTTATTAGCATGGCTGGTGTGGTAATGACAACCATGGGCCAAACCTGGGCATCAGATGAATCAGAAGTTAGCAATTCTGG TGGCACACAGAGAACTCTTCTAGGTGACATGTTTGGTCTTCTGTCAGCTATGTCATATGGTCTATTCACTG TGCTTCTAAAAAAGTTTGctggagaggaaggagaaaagGTTGATATCCAAAAATTGTTTGGCTACCTTGGATTTTTCAGTCTTGTTCTTCTCTGGTGGCTTG tctggCCATTGACCGCACTAGGTATTGAACCAAAGTTTACAATGCCCCACTCAGCTAAAGTGGATGAAGTGGTGTTGGCAAATGGCCTTATTGGAAGTGTGCTGTCAGACTATTTCTG GGCTCTTTCTGTTGTTTGGACTACTCCCTTGGTGGCCACCTTGGGCATGTCACTCACAATTCCACTAGCGATGGTGGCTGATATGATCATTCATGGTCGTCATTATTCAGCAGTCTATATTTTTGGTTCTATCCAG GTGTTCTCTGGGTTCGTCATTGCAAACCTTGCGGACCGCTTTTCACGTTTTCTTGGGCTCTAG
- the LOC102708988 gene encoding ubiquitin C-terminal hydrolase 22, with protein sequence MTTPSAPPPCPHLAAYRHTTRSLRFLRRCLRVRPLGRPEIRREPRELPRCSPCSSSPSSSSRLYACLSCATVFCPTHAASHASASTSGHQIAVDVDRAELFCAACGDQVYDPDFDHAVVIAQSSSLPPPSASASPSPAAAPRKRRRVEYRAWAPDPAEFALMSSADPTTSASAAAPAGLRGLNNLGNTCFMNSVLQALLHAPPLRNYFLGDRHNRYLCPRQTPMRRRSAEASDKAACLACDLDEIYSAAFSGERTPYSPAKFLYSWWQHASNLASYEQQDAHEFFISILDHIHENIKDDQHKSHAQGHGDCCIAHRVFSGILRSDVTCTHCGFTSTTFEPCMDISLDLDARYNNSLGVASPKLHVRNGERSSGGTNSKVSTLMRCLERFTRAERLDAEQKFFCERCKERQESLKQMSIRRLPLVSCFHIKRFEHSSVKKMSRKVDHCLQFPFSLEMAPYLSSSILRSRFGNRIFPSEASDVDSVSEFSSEFEIFAVITHSGKLEAGHYVTYLRLNNHWYKCDDAWVTRVEEHTVRTSQAYMLFYVQKTLYYKACERATAV encoded by the exons ATGACCACcccgtccgcgccgccgccgtgcccgcaCCTCGCCGCGTACCGCCACACCACGCGCTCGCTGCgcttcctccgccgctgcctccgcgTCCGCCCGCTCGGCCGCCCCGAGATCCGCCGCGAGCCGCGGGAGCTCCCCCGCTGCTCGccctgctcctcctcgccctcctcttcctcccgccTCTACGCCTGCCTCTCCTGCGCCACCGTCTTCTGCCCCACCCACGCCGCCTCgcacgcctccgcctccacctcggGCCACCAgatcgccgtcgacgtcgaccgTGCCGAGCTCTTCTGCGCGGCCTGCGGGGATCAGGTCTACGACCCCGACTTTGACCacgccgtcgtcatcgcccaatcctcttctctccctcccccctctgcctccgcctccccctcccctgcGGCTGCGCCCCGcaagcgccgccgcgtcgagtACCGCGCCTGGGCGCCAGATCCGGCCGAATTCGCGCTCATGAGCTCCGCCGATCCCACCACctccgcatccgccgccgcgcccgcggggCTGCGGGGGCTCAACAATCTAGGCAACACGTGCTTCATGAACTCCGTGCTCCAGGCTCTgctccacgcgccgccgctccggaaCTACTTCCTCGGCGATCGGCACAATCGCTACCTCTGCCCGCGCCAGACGCCCATGAGGCGCCGCTCAGCCGAGGCCAGCGACAAGGCTGCGTGCCTGGCGTGCGATCTCGACGAGATCTACTCCGCCGCCTTCTCTGGGGAGCGCACGCCCTACAGCCCCGCCAAATTCCTCTATAG CTGGTGGCAGCATGCATCAAACCTTGCGAGCTACGAGCAACAGGATGCACATGAATTTTTTATCTCCATCCTTGACCATATCCATGAAAATATAAAGGATGATCAACACAAATCACATGCCCAAG GACATGGAGACTGTTGCATTGCACACCGGGTATTTTCTGGCATCTTGAGATCAGatgtcacctgcacacattGTGGGTTCACATCAACAACTTTTGAACCCTGTATGGACATCTCTCTGGACTTGGATGCCAGATACAACAATTCTCTTGGTGTTGCAAGCCCAAAGTTACATGTACGGAATGGAGAGCGGAGCTCCGGTGGCACTAATTCCAAGGTATCAACGCTCATGAGATGTTTGGAGCGGTTTACAAGGGCTGAGAGGTTGGATGCTGAACAGAAGTTCTTCTGTGAACGTTGCAAGGAGAGGCAAGAGTCCCTGAAGCAAATGTCCATTCGGAGACTTCCATTGGTTTCCTGCTTTCACATTAAGAGGTTTGAGCATTCATCTGTTAAGAAAATGTCAAGGAAGGTTGATCACTGTTTgcaatttcctttttctcttgaAATGGCACCATATCTATCATCCTCTATTCTCAGAAGCAGATTTGGGAACCGTATATTTCCATCAGAAGCTAGTGATGTAGATTCAGTTTCTGAATTTTCATCagaatttgaaatatttgcaGTGATCACACATAGTGGTAAACTAGAAGCTGGCCATTATGTGACATATCTCAGATTAAACAATCACTGGTACAAATGTGATGATGCCTGGGTAACCAGAGTTGAGGAGCATACTGTCAGAACCTCTCAGGCATATATGCTCTTCTATGTGCAGAAGACACTTTACTACAAAGCTTGTGAAAGAGCAACTGCTGTCTGA
- the LOC107304084 gene encoding UPF0481 protein At3g47200-like: MNRLVISMTHELDYYWSLGEVPDNGQKPCVIYKVQEHIRMVDKFSYEPCVLSIGLYHHGALALQTMQKEKWSYLDYVLNINCEKSLLDYLLALEDLAKAARSCYSDDIKMDDEEFLQMLLLDGCFVLVALGGTKGVLACGRQVQMDSLSSEEAVAETGGQKRSHPDDVKEANEIKNQTSSQDDKEGVQRTKYDEEIGQWFFRFLIHDLFLLENQIPFFIVEKIFKVVAGDVCMDPPFTHDIANYVECALRWFPKSIQEYDRPKDFHHLLHLCHMYFRPSHNAEVNCQTGQQYFLRFLSFGRKYFRLGHYLDETENSSSFNLEMLPSQDGHQLNRWRRTAQYLEAGAKFMKRKNEKSQPHSLLDIKFSNGTMEIPCIVVDEYTGTLFRNLIAFEQTCPQFGDDFTSYIVFLSQLISMPEDVTLLARRQIIVHHLESDEMVSDLFTMLSKDVVFDFNGQYYLKSLCQTMETYYQSRLNRWIAWLWLNHFRNPWLVLAAFATAIVLLCTIVQTVYGILAYVNPPGSNP, encoded by the coding sequence ATGAATAGACTTGTAATTTCCATGACCCATGAGCTTGATTATTACTGGTCACTGGGTGAAGTCCCTGACAATGGGCAGAAGCCATGTGTCATCTACAAAGTTCAGGAGCACATTCGCATGGTTGACAAGTTCTCTTACGAACCCTGCGTGCTATCAATTGGCCTTTATCATCATGGAGCTCTAGCCCTACAAACCATGCAGAAAGAGAAGTGGAGTTATCTAGATTATGTTCTCAATATAAACTGTGAGAAAAGCTTGCTGGATTACCTACTTGCACTCGAAGACCTAGCAAAGGCAGCAAGGAGCTGCTACTCTGATGACATAAAAATGGACGACGAAGAGTTCTTGCAAATGCTGTTACTTGACGGGTGCTTTGTCTTAGTGGCACTTGGTGGAACCAAAGGAGTTTTAGCATGCGGAAGACAAGTACAGATGGACAGTTTAAGTTCTGAAGAGGCCGTGGCGGAAACTGGAGGACAGAAGAGATCCCATCCTGATGATGTTAAGGAGGCGAACGAGATAAAGAACCAAACTTCGAGTCAAGATGACAAAGAGGGTGTTCAACGAACTAAATACGATGAAGAAATTGGACAATGGTTCTTCAGATTTTTAATCCATGATTTATTCTTGCTGGAGAACCAAAtacctttttttattgtgGAGAAGATATTCAAGGTTGTTGCTGGTGACGTCTGTATGGATCCACCATTTACTCATGATATAGCAAACTATGTGGAATGTGCTTTACGTTGGTTTCCAAAATCAATTCAAGAGTACGATAGGCCCAAAGACTTCCATCATTTGCTTCACTTGTGCCACATGTATTTTAGGCCAAGCCATAATGCCGAAGTGAACTGCCAAACAGGGCAACAGTATTTTCTAAGGTTTCTAAGCTTTGGACGTAAATATTTCAGACTTGGGCACTATCTCGACGAGACGGAGAACAGTTCGTCATTCAACCTTGAAATGCTGCCCTCACAAGATGGCCACCAACTAAATCGCTGGCGCCGAACCGCGCAGTACCTAGAAGCTGGAGCTAAATTTATGAAACGGAAGAATGAAAAATCGCAACCTCATTCACTATTAGACATTAAGTTTAGCAATGGGACAATGGAAATTCCATGCATTGTTGTAGATGAGTACACAGGAACTCTTTTCAGGAACCTTATTGCGTTTGAGCAAACGTGTCCTCAGTTTGGAGACGACTTTACAtcatatattgttttcttaTCTCAGCTTATAAGTATGCCTGAAGATGTCACGCTTCTTGCTCGGAGACAGATCATTGTGCATCACCTTGAAAGCGATGAAATGGTATCAGATTTGTTCACCATGCTCAGTAAGGATGTGGTCTTTGATTTTAATGGTCAATATTATCTGAAATCTTTATGCCAGACGATGGAGACGTACTATCAAAGTCGTCTTAATAGATGGATTGCATGGCTTTGGCTGAATCACTTCAGAAATCCATGGTTGGTTTTAGCTGCATTTGCCACGGCTATTGTTCTTCTCTGTACGATAGTACAGACTGTTTATGGAATATTGGCATATGTTAACCCACCAGGTTCCAACCCGTGA